AAAAGGACAAACAGGTAAATTAGATTATAGATTATCTTTAGGTACGCCAATTGCAGTTACTCAAATTCCTACAGGAAATGTAGATTTTGCTAATAATAGACCAAGAGTTAAAACTTCTTCTTATGTAAAGTATCAGTTTTTTGAAAATGAGTCTAATAAATCAGCATATAGTACAGGTACTTATTTACAAGCTAAAAAAGTATTTAATATTGGTGCAGGATTTCAATATCAAGAAAAAGCAATGAGTGATGGCGATGCATTATTAGCAGGAACCAATTTGTATGATATGAAACATTGGGCTGTAGATTCTTTCTTAAACTTACCTTTAAATAATGATGGAGCGATAACTGCTTATTTAGGATACTATGATTATAATTACGGAAAAGATTATATAAGAAATATTGGAGCTAACAATCCAGCAACTGGCGGAGGTTCTAGTTTTAATGGAGCTGGAGTTGCTTTTCCAATGATTGGTACAGGAACAACTTGGTATACTCAATTTGGTTATGCTTTTAAAAAATCTAACTTTTTAAATTGCCCAATGATTATTCAACCTAATATTGCAATTCAAACCTCTAATTGGGATGCTTTAAATGAACAAATGACGGTTTATAATTTTACTGTAAATTTTTTAATGAACGGTAATCATGGTAGAAAAATAAGTTTAGGATATCAACATCGACCAGTCTTTGATGCGGCAACGATTACTCAAAAAGAATACAAAGGAATGTTTGTTGTACAATATCAGATTTCTTTAAAGTAAATTAAACTCATTAGAAGCTAAAAGTATCATCATTTCAAATTTTATGCGTCCAGAATTTCTCTAAAAATGTGAAACTCTAGACGCATTTTATGATTTTTTACCATTCATTTTTGATGTAACAAATTCGCGTTAGGGATTGAAGCGGCATCCTTTTTGCTTTTTGCAAAAAGATATAGTGTAAAGCCCGACCTTTAGGGAACGCCCAAAAAATAATTTTAAAAGAGAAATTTATACTATATTTTATGATATTAATAATTAAATACTCTTATTTTGAAAATACTGTAAACTCTCGATAAAAACTTAAAAAAGAAGATTATAAACGACATTTTCTCTATATATTTGACATCAATAACATTACAATGATAAATAATAATAACAATCGTAATTTCAATAATCCTAATTGTTAGGGTAGGAAGGTTGTTGTTTAGAAATATATAAATAAAGCCTTCCAAATCGGAAGGTTTTTTTTTGATTAAAGAAATGCTTCTCGCTTTTTATTGCGAGATTTCAAATAAAGTGTCATTCTCACGAAAGTGGGAAACTAAAAATTGAAGAGATGAGTAAAATTATGACAGTGGACATATTGTCTAGTATTAAAGGAGCACAGCCATCAGAAGCCGTGAACAAATTGTTTGAGGTTATTAAAAATGCTAATAAAACAAATAATTCTTTTAATAATAATCATAATAATGCGGTGACGTTAGATGATTTAAGAGAAGATGTTGTTATTGATAGCCCACAAGCTGAAAAACAAATCATCATTGAAAATTTTCCAAAAGAAAAAAACGGTTATTTAGTAGTTTCTAAAGTGATAGAAGAATAATTATGGAATCGCAAATACATAAAATTCATCAGCAATTGGTGAACAAAGAAATTTCGTGTACAAAATTAGTGCAAGAAAGATTAGATTTATTAAAATCGAACACGCACAATACTGTCAATTCACTTTTAGATACTTTGGCATTAGAATTAGCTGCAAAAGTAGATGCTAAAATTGAAAACGGAGAAGAAATTGGTTTGTTAGAAGGAATTCCATTCGGAATTAAAGATGTGTACATGGTACAAGGAACTCTTACAACGGCAAGTTCAGATTTATTGAAACAATATAAATCGCCATATACAGCAACTGCAATTCAAAAATTATTTGATGCAGGCGCAATTCCTTTAGTAAAAGAAAATTGTGATTCTTTCGGTCACGGTTCTTCTTCTGAAAACACCATTTTCGGAGCCGTAAAAAATGCAATTAATCCTGAATTAGTTTCTGGAGGTTCAAGTGGAGGTTCTGCTGTAAATGTTGCAAAAGACTTTACAGTTTTTTCAATTGGAGGAGATACAGGAGGTTCTGTTCGTCAACCAGCAGGTTATAATAAAATCTACGGATTAAAACCTACTTATGGACGAATTTCAAGATTTGGATTAATGGCATACGCATCTTCTACAGATTGTGTTGGACCTATTGCAAAATCTATTGAAGATATTAGAATTGTTTTAAATGTGATGAGTGGGAAAGATATAAAAGATCAAACCACATATCAATCAGAAAAAATATCACAAGAAAATATTTTAAAGTCTGATGAAATAAAAACCATCGGATATTTTAAAAACTTCATCGAAAACGATGCTATTGATGCACAAGTAAAATCAGATTTCTTAGCATCGATAGAAAAAATAAAAGCCAAAGGTATTGAAGTAAAAGAATTAGATTTCTTTGAATCAGATACTTTAGTTTCTACTTATTACACATTAGCAATGGCAGAAACGGCATCAAATCTATCTAGATTAGATGGTACAAATTACGGTAACAGAATTGAAGGCGATAATTTAAAAGATACCTATTCAATTACACGTTCAGAAAATTTTTCTGAAGAAACAAAACGTAGAATTGTTGGTGGAAATCAAGTTTTATCACAAGGTTTTTCTGATGAGATATATTTAAAAGGATTGAACTTAAGAGATCAGATTTCTGAGAATTTTGAAAAAGATTTTAAAGAAGTTGATATTATTCTATCTCCTGTTACGCCAAATTCGCCACCAAAAATTGGCGATAGTTTAAAGGATCCTTTAGCAATGTATTTGTCAGATGCTTATACAGTTGGTTTTAGTTTAGGACAATTGCCAACAATAACTGTGCCTCAAGGAACTGAAACAGGTTTACAAATTACAGCAGCAAAAAATAATGACGAACTCGTTTTGAAGTTTGCTAACTTCTTAAAAGATACGATATAATGGAACTGGATAAACTAAATGAATTACTAAAAGCTAACGACTTAGAATTAGTAATAGGTATTGAAACGCACGTTCGATTAAATACAAAAACAAAGTTATTCTGTTCTTGTGCAAATCAAGAAATAGAGCAACCAAATCAAAATATATGTTCAGTTTGTACTGGACAAATGGGAGTTTTGCCTTCTATTAATAAAGAAGCAATTACAAAAGCTATTTATTTTGGAAAAGCAGTGAAATCTACTTTCTCTAACGAAGTGATTTCTTGGGATAGAAAGCATTATGAATATCCTGATAATCCAAAGAACATTCAAATTACACAGTTTCATAATCCTGTAATTCCAGACGGACAAGTTTCTTGTTATAGAAATGATGGAACACAATTTACAGTAAGTTTAACGCAAGTTCATATTGAAGAAGATGCTGCAAAATTAATGCACGAAAAGAAAGTTTCTTTAGTCGATTTTAATAAAGCAGGTGTTCCGTTAATCGAGATTGTTACAGATCCTTGTATTCGTAATATTGAAGATGCATCAACATATGCACAATACATTCAGCGTATTGTTCAAAATTTAAAAATATCTGAAGCGAATCTTGAAAAAGGTGAGTTTAAATCGGATGTTTCTGTGTCTCTTCGAAAAAAGCACACATATAATTTAAACCCAAGAACAGAAATTAAAAACTTGAATTCGTTTAAGTTTATGGTGGATGCTTTAAAGGAAGAAATAGAAAAGCAATTAAATTACTATATAGATCATAAAGAATTTAGACCAGACCAAACTACGGTTTTATGGGATGCAGATTTAAAGCAAACCAAAACAATGCGTAAAAAGGAATTTGAAGCAGATTATCGTTTTATTTCTGAACCAGATTTACCTTTTGTAAACATTAAAAAAGTTGTAGAAAGTATAGATGTAGATGTAAGTTCTTTACC
The window above is part of the Polaribacter sp. SA4-12 genome. Proteins encoded here:
- a CDS encoding porin, producing the protein MKLIKSIVKKCLVVIVLLSSLLVIGQEKEKFKPTINWNVTAQIWMRHSELNEGSLVNNEATSSYSDVSIRRLRIPVTSQLTPKLFFYSILGGNNYNFNSKNFQLNVLDLYVEYAFNKSFEVGVGKSGWQGLSRWNLCSTKTPMGFESPLFSLTTVGKTDDIGRVLGVWVKGQTGKLDYRLSLGTPIAVTQIPTGNVDFANNRPRVKTSSYVKYQFFENESNKSAYSTGTYLQAKKVFNIGAGFQYQEKAMSDGDALLAGTNLYDMKHWAVDSFLNLPLNNDGAITAYLGYYDYNYGKDYIRNIGANNPATGGGSSFNGAGVAFPMIGTGTTWYTQFGYAFKKSNFLNCPMIIQPNIAIQTSNWDALNEQMTVYNFTVNFLMNGNHGRKISLGYQHRPVFDAATITQKEYKGMFVVQYQISLK
- a CDS encoding amidase family protein, which codes for MESQIHKIHQQLVNKEISCTKLVQERLDLLKSNTHNTVNSLLDTLALELAAKVDAKIENGEEIGLLEGIPFGIKDVYMVQGTLTTASSDLLKQYKSPYTATAIQKLFDAGAIPLVKENCDSFGHGSSSENTIFGAVKNAINPELVSGGSSGGSAVNVAKDFTVFSIGGDTGGSVRQPAGYNKIYGLKPTYGRISRFGLMAYASSTDCVGPIAKSIEDIRIVLNVMSGKDIKDQTTYQSEKISQENILKSDEIKTIGYFKNFIENDAIDAQVKSDFLASIEKIKAKGIEVKELDFFESDTLVSTYYTLAMAETASNLSRLDGTNYGNRIEGDNLKDTYSITRSENFSEETKRRIVGGNQVLSQGFSDEIYLKGLNLRDQISENFEKDFKEVDIILSPVTPNSPPKIGDSLKDPLAMYLSDAYTVGFSLGQLPTITVPQGTETGLQITAAKNNDELVLKFANFLKDTI